In the Oncorhynchus keta strain PuntledgeMale-10-30-2019 chromosome 14, Oket_V2, whole genome shotgun sequence genome, one interval contains:
- the LOC118393070 gene encoding uncharacterized protein LOC118393070 isoform X2 produces MFVTVQFGEAQTELFNLNCRMINFIHSLKERCDLDPQDCVDLMDRTGELVNLSDKEESMEQASSLMKKRHSYVLIRICSDGTEGQKYVPLLNDLDKSHPELAEVLKKLSNPCKERDRKAVPSRKGSVNQTWSKATAGNKKSHSGKL; encoded by the exons atgttTGTCACAGTGCAGTTTGGAG AGGCCCAAACAGAATTGTTTAACCTGAACTGCAGGATGATAAACTTCATCCACAGTTTGAAGGAGAGGTGTGATCTGGATCCTCAAG ACTGTGTGGACCTGATGGACAGGACAGGGGAGCTGGTGAACCTGAGTGACAAGGAGGAGAGCATGGAGCAGGCCAGCAGTCTGATGAAGAAGAGGCACAGCTACGTTCTCATACGCATCTGCA GTGACGGGACTGAAGGGCAGAAGTATGTGCCACTCTTAAATGACCTGGACAAGAGCCATCCTGAGTTAGCAG AGGTCCTAAAGAAGCTGTCCAACCCCTGTAAGGAGCGGGACAGAAAGGCTGTTCCGTCAAGGAAAGGCTCTGTTAACCAGACCTGGAGCAAGGCCACCGCTGGAAACAAGAAGAGCCATTCTGGAAAACTTTGA
- the LOC118393070 gene encoding uncharacterized protein C22orf15-like isoform X1, which produces MFVTVQFGEAQTELFNLNCRMINFIHSLKERCDLDPQDCVDLMDRTGELVNLSDKEESMEQASSLMKKRHSYVLIRICKGDGTEGQKYVPLLNDLDKSHPELAEVLKKLSNPCKERDRKAVPSRKGSVNQTWSKATAGNKKSHSGKL; this is translated from the exons atgttTGTCACAGTGCAGTTTGGAG AGGCCCAAACAGAATTGTTTAACCTGAACTGCAGGATGATAAACTTCATCCACAGTTTGAAGGAGAGGTGTGATCTGGATCCTCAAG ACTGTGTGGACCTGATGGACAGGACAGGGGAGCTGGTGAACCTGAGTGACAAGGAGGAGAGCATGGAGCAGGCCAGCAGTCTGATGAAGAAGAGGCACAGCTACGTTCTCATACGCATCTGCA AAGGTGACGGGACTGAAGGGCAGAAGTATGTGCCACTCTTAAATGACCTGGACAAGAGCCATCCTGAGTTAGCAG AGGTCCTAAAGAAGCTGTCCAACCCCTGTAAGGAGCGGGACAGAAAGGCTGTTCCGTCAAGGAAAGGCTCTGTTAACCAGACCTGGAGCAAGGCCACCGCTGGAAACAAGAAGAGCCATTCTGGAAAACTTTGA
- the LOC118393072 gene encoding adenosine receptor A2b-like, with protein MLNDAASVIYIVLELLIAVLSVLGNVLVCWAVCLNSNLQSITNFFVVSLAVADIAVGVLGIPFAIVISTGFCSNFYGCLFIACFVLVLTQSSIFSLLAIAIDRYIAIKIPLRYNSLVTGQRAKGIIAVCWVLSIIIGLTPMLGWNKSTERPNSTCPPGLMECLFEDVVVMDYMVYFNFFACVLMPLLLMLVIYLRIFMAARHQLKLIELKAVHGGKSHSTLQKEVQAAKSLAIIVGLFAICWLPLHIINCFTLFCPQCARPPLWIIYVAIMLSHGNSVVNPFIYANRIQEFRHTFKRVIRRHVLFRRDPFDIGGSSHTSTHNSISGSVRVKANGLRFDLFTEYSSSSSSCESSHPCHSHTKPTGGVLKPAPIHNHPLTVISSHNDRESPPVPQPLRQTHTHPLCHPLQHGDQQQQSHKGPEVEEVKNRQDLSPVQVKTLFYKHKTCFTELTEVS; from the exons ATGCTGAACGATGCTGCGTCTGTCATCTACATTGTGCTGGAGCTGCTGATAGCTGTACTGTCTGTGTTGGGCAATGTGCTGGTCTGCTGGGCCGTCTGTCTCAACAGCAACCTGCAGAGCATCACCAACTTCTTTGTGGTGTCCCTGGCGGTGGCAGACATTGCTGTGGGAGTGCTGGGTATCCCCTTTGCCATCGTCATCAGCACAGGCTTCTGCTCCAACTTCTATGGTTGCCTCTTCATTGCTTGCTTTGTGCTGGTGCTCACCCAGAGCTCCATCTTCAGCCTGCTGGCCATTGCCATAGACCGCTACATCGCTATCAAGATACCCCTCAG GTACAATAGCCTGGTGACAGGCCAGCGTGCCAAGGGGATAATTGCTGTCTGCTGGGTGCTGTCCATCATCATCGGCCTGACCCCGATGCTGGGCTGGAATAAGTCCACTGAGCGCCCCAACAGCACCTGTCCCCCAGGCCTGATGGAGTGCCTGTTTGAGGATGTGGTGGTCATGGACTATATGGTCTACTTCAACTTCTTCGCCTGTGTGCTGATGCCTCTGCTGCTCATGCTGGTCATCTACCTGCGGATCTTCATGGCAGCTCGGCATCAGCTGAAGCTCATAGAACTGAAGGCTGTCCACGGGGGGAAGTCCCACTCCACCCTGCAGAAGGAGGTCCAGGCGGCTAAGTCGCTGGCCATCATCGTGGGCCTGTTTGCCATCTGTTGGCTGCCGCTGCACATCATCAACTGCTTCACCCTGTTCTGCCCTCAGTGTGCCCGCCCGCCCCTCTGGATCATATACGTTGCCATCATGCTCTCTCACGGCAACTCAGTGGTCAACCCCTTCATCTACGCAAACCGCATCCAGGAGTTCCGCCACACCTTCAAGAGGGTCATCCGCCGCCATGTCCTGTTCCGCCGGGATCCGTTTGACATTGGTGGCAGCAGCCACACCTCCACCCACAACAGTATCAGCGGCTCAGTAAGGGTTAAGGCCAATGGCCTCCGCTTCGACCTCTTTACCGagtacagcagcagcagcagcagctgtgaGAGCTCCCATCCCTGTCATAGCCATACCAAACCTACAGGTGGCGTTCTGAAGCCAGCGCCCATTCACAACCACCCTCTTACCGTGATTAGCTCCCACAATGACAGGGAAAGCCCCCCTGTGCCACAGCCtctcagacagacacatacacacccgTTATGTCATCCCCTGCAGCATGGGGACCAGCAGCAGCAGTCTCACAAAGGTCCGGAGGTGGAAGAGGTAAAGAATAGGCAGGATCTCTCCCCTGTCCAGGTCAAAACACTGTTCTATAAACATAAAACCTGCTTCACTGAGCTCACTGAGGTGTCATAA
- the LOC118393070 gene encoding uncharacterized protein C22orf15-like isoform X3: MFVTVQFGDCVDLMDRTGELVNLSDKEESMEQASSLMKKRHSYVLIRICKGDGTEGQKYVPLLNDLDKSHPELAEVLKKLSNPCKERDRKAVPSRKGSVNQTWSKATAGNKKSHSGKL; the protein is encoded by the exons atgttTGTCACAGTGCAGTTTGGAG ACTGTGTGGACCTGATGGACAGGACAGGGGAGCTGGTGAACCTGAGTGACAAGGAGGAGAGCATGGAGCAGGCCAGCAGTCTGATGAAGAAGAGGCACAGCTACGTTCTCATACGCATCTGCA AAGGTGACGGGACTGAAGGGCAGAAGTATGTGCCACTCTTAAATGACCTGGACAAGAGCCATCCTGAGTTAGCAG AGGTCCTAAAGAAGCTGTCCAACCCCTGTAAGGAGCGGGACAGAAAGGCTGTTCCGTCAAGGAAAGGCTCTGTTAACCAGACCTGGAGCAAGGCCACCGCTGGAAACAAGAAGAGCCATTCTGGAAAACTTTGA